In Ovis canadensis isolate MfBH-ARS-UI-01 breed Bighorn chromosome 3, ARS-UI_OviCan_v2, whole genome shotgun sequence, one DNA window encodes the following:
- the PCARE gene encoding photoreceptor cilium actin regulator, with the protein MGCTPSHSDLVNSVAKSGIQFFKKPKAILPGHQRASERGSLPLLVQSSTCYDPGGGSSQGQQAEQPSPRWTQTMADSLCQLTRDPTAGKAKDMERLIPETKTSPSQLNKSQSCMATDIPFKRQSSHGSQGVAFSGEESEESNTQETSKWAKRPKCHRSSKQGHYCQTILPAHESEDKVDFPDPLVKAHQRTYTYLHACLSKYEAVLSITHRATQTHELLQPMVSFLMLCFDEVNQLLGEIAKDGDKLLQEVQKDLAWPLRKGEAQEQPDLLQQLLQYTVSKLQELSGTVALLTSSLLEGSGSYLHAAAAHLGNKLSTKRGADEHLLRALGHLESLASSHSDPEAWDLPLCSEDSGIGADNESVQLADKLGKQASWDLVPEAAEWRPAISPTVEARLSGHTWQQSPFRMGLDGPQDCPLSRPLTAKVHPAVQGGSGSPWPSIAGPENTASRPWGLGQSTPCGPSGMGTSSEAHLSKGSRCMDTPSLSEGEDSSSEEEEDEGSHTSPRTWQENASHPRPRSSPASAESPFQPHPRRLRSPQAREMVLKMKEAISERIKFVPVPSEHQDWMEEEERATMPPRPSTASGSRRAPSRQRRSQSEGCLKSHTEDPTLQELRRVQRDLSQRLEAFYSLGSRWQGQSQEPVTQPRAARLRPDNCCQVVPSSTISKLKSSLTKNFSILPSQDKSILQKCCSGPKGEQPGQGKAEGLPNIIPPGERAGEAPAVRDQTIRSCPTRTSVKKLIETFSPTESLRTLGDSRDSGPSPCPKKWGVPTMPPRFPIYRGLAPLYPKPRISPALSGESLRMGPGWRPLVPTFPRLLTAEAAKSEDLNWETEENPEDLPPPPLEILMDQSFTSLEPPESGEAAENPLEGTHVPGLGGTGSARRMWASPRLRVSMSPTDLLPSKSTATLTRARSAEPGNSKGSCNTGKLALDFNHPPAASGNPEVQGSRAQSQVRADRASGLSKPPRKVIHWLHSSHTSGQNRISESSLIRPMRGPHSPEAPRQTQGRSPVLVRKASPTRAHWTPRVDKRHSGLPSTHRSAQPSAPCVHGSPSPPLSPPVSPRVLSPPIVKKRASPPLQHKLPSPPSASPLAQHKISSPPPQCTEAGSLASGPSPSPPASPSQRPKETQDSEDCRAATASGNTRSIFCPATSSLFEAKLPISTVHPLTPSSLPPEAGSPLETPTGGWRGSSGTRMRADSQRGTTLCALNPQPFIRRSASDPRPGVRLHLPVPDATSSACESQHGQSSSSEESPKDTEPRNSPCGLELKGSGRGAPSPELCVLGHGLQREASVGHAQDKSQQKEVT; encoded by the exons ATGGGATGCACACCTTCCCATAGTGATCTTGTTAACAGTGTTGCCAAGAGTGGcatccagttttttaaaaagcccaaagCAATTCTGCCAGGACATCAGAGGGCCAGTGAAAGAGGCTCCCTCCCTTTGCTGGTTCAAAGTTCCACCTGCTATGACCCTGGAGGGGGCTCGTCACAGGGACAACAGGCAGAACAGCCTAGTCCCAGGTGGACCCAGACCATGGCTGACAGTCTCTGTCAGCTCACCAGGGATCCCACTGCAGGCAAAGCAAAAGATATGGAGAGACTGATTCCAGAAACAAAAACCTCCCCATCCCAGCTGAACAAATCACAAAGCTGCATGGCTACGGACATTCCATTCAAGAGACAGAGCTCCCATGGGTCACAAGGGGTAGCCTTTTCCGgggaagagagtgaagaaagTAATACCCAGGAGACTTCCAAATGGGCAAAGAGACCAAAGTGTCACAGGTCGAGCAAGCAGGGTCATTACTGCCAAACCATCCTTCCTGCCCACGAGTCTGAAGACAAGGTGGACTTCCCCGACCCCCTGGTGAAGGCCCACCAGCGCACGTACACCTATCTGCACGCCTGCCTCTCCAAATATGAAGCAGTTCTGAGCATTACCCATCGGGCTACCCAGACCCACGagctgctgcagcccatggtcAGCTTCCTGATGCTGTGTTTCGATGAGGTCAACCAGCTCTTGGGGGAGATCGCCAAGGATGGAGACAAGCTCCTCCAGGAGGTTCAGAAGGATCTGGCTTGGCCGTTGAGGAAAGGAGAGGCCCAGGAGCAGCCAGATCTCCTGCAGCAGCTTCTGCAGTACACagtgagcaagctgcaggagctCAGCGGCACGGTGGCCTTGCTCACCAGCAGCCTCCTGGAGGGCTCTGGCAGCTACCTCCATGCCGCTGCAGCCCACCTGGGGAACAAGCTGAGCACAAAGAGGGGTGCAGATGAACACCTCCTCAGGGCTCTGGGGCACCTGGAGAGCTTGGCGAGCAGCCACAGCGACCCTGAAGCATGGGATCTACCCCTGTGCTCTGAGGACAGTGGCATCGGTGCGGACAATGAGTCCGTGCAGCTAGCAGACAAGCTGGGCAAGCAAGCCAGCTGGGACTTAGTGCCAGAGGCTGCAGAGTGGAGACCGGCGATTTCACCCACAGTGGAGGCCAGGCTGTCAGGACACACCTGGCAGCAAAGTCCATTCCGGATGGGTTTAGACGGACCCCAGGACTGCCCACTCTCAAGGCCTCTCACAGCTAAGGTTCATCCAGCAGTGCAGGGTGGATCAGGGAGCCCCTGGCCCTCCATTGCAGGCCCAGAAAATACTGCCTCCAGGCCTTGGGGGCTGGGCCAAAGCACTCCGTGTGGTCCCTCTGGGATGGGGACTTCCAGTGAAGCACACCTTTCTAAAGGCTCCAGGTGCATGGACACTCCATCCCTCAGTGAAGGTGAGGACAGCagctcagaggaggaggaggacgaagGGAGCCACACGAGCCCACGCACCTGGCAGGAAAACGCTTCCCATCCAAGGCCGAGGtcctcacctgccagtgctgaaAGCCCATTTCAGCCACATCCCCGGAGACTCAGGAGCCCCCAGGCCCGGGAGATGGTTCTGAAGATGAAGGAAGCGATCAGTGAAAGGATCAAGTTTGTTCCTGTGCCCTCGGAGCACCAGGACTggatggaggaagaggagagggccACGATGCCCCcgagacccagcacggccagcgGCAGCAGGAGGGCCCCCTCGAGGCAGAGGAGGTCCCAGTCTGAGGGGTGTCTGAAGAGCCACACAGAGGATCCCACCCTCCAGGAGCTGCGGAGGGTCCAGAGGGACCTCAGCCAGAGGCTGGAGGCGTTTTACAGCCTGGGCTCCCGATGGCAGGGGCAGAGCCAAGAGCCAGTCACGCAGCCCAGAGCTGCAAGGCTGAGGCCAGATAACTGCTGCCAGGTGGTCCCGAGCAGCACCATCAGCAAGCTAAAGTCATCCCTCACCAAGAACTTCAGCATTTTGCCAAGTCAGGACAAAAGCATCCTGCAGAAGTGCTGCTCCGGCCCTAAGGGAGAACAGCCCGGGCAGGGAAAAGCTGAGGGGCTCCCAAACATCATCCCACCGGGTGAGAGGGCTGGTGAGGCTCCAGCGGTCAGGGACCAGACCATCAGGAGCTGTCCCACCAGAACATCAGTCAAGAAACTCATTGAAACCTTCAGTCCCACTGAGAGTCTAAGGACGCTAGGGGATTCCCGGGACTCGGGGCCAAGCCCCTGCCCCAAGAAGTGGGGGGTCCCCACCATGCCTCCCAGATTCCCTATTTACAGAGGGCTGGCCCCATTGTATCCAAAGCCTAGGATTTCTCCAGCATTGAGTGGAGAATCTCTCAGGATGGGCCCAGGCTGGAGGCCCTTAGTTCCTACCTTTCCCCGTCTGCTCACAGCTGAAGCAGCCAAGAGTGAGGACCTTAACTGGGAAACAGAGGAGAACCCAGAGGATCTCCCTCCGCCGCCTCTGGAAATTCTGATGGACCAATCATTCACTTCTCTGGAGCCCCCTGAGAGCGGCGAGGCAGCAGAGAACCCCCTTGAAGGGACCCACGTGCCAgggctgggagggactggctctGCCCGGAGAATGTGGGCCTCCCCAAGGCTAAGAGTCTCCATGAGCCCCACTGACTTGCTGCCCAGCAAGAGCACCGCCACCCTCACCAGGGCCCGCAGTGCAGAGCCAGGGAACAGCAAGGGCAGCTGCAATACCGGAAAGCTCGCCTTGGACTTCAACCACCCACCAGCAGCTAGCGGAAACCCAGAGGTGCAGGGCAGCAGGGCGCAGAGTCAGGTACGGGCAGACAGGGCCTCAGGCCTCTCCAAGCCTCCCCGGAAGGTCATCCACTGGCTCCATTCCAGCCACACATCCGGGCAGAACAGGATCTCAGAATCCAGCCTGATCAGGCCGATGCGGGGACCACATTCTCCCGAGGCCCCAAGGCAGACCCAAGGCCGAAGCCCTGTGCTAGTCAGGAAGGCCTCTCCCACAAGGGCACACTGGACGCCCAGAGTGGACAAGAGGCACTCGGGCCTGCCCTCCACTCACAGATCTGCCCAGCCAAGTGCACCCTGTGTACATGGGTCCCCTAGCCCACCCCTCAGCCCTCCAGTGAGTCCCAGGGTGCTAAGCCCCCCAATAGTGAAGAAACGagcttcccctcccctccagcacAAGCTGCCCAGCCCTCCCTCAGCAAGCCCGCTCGCTCAGCACAAGATCTCCAGTCCCCCTCCCCAGTGCACAGAAGCCGGTTCCCTGGCCTCtggcccctccccctctcccccagcaTCTCCCAGTCAGCGGCCCAAGGAAACACAAGATTCTGAAGACTGTCGGGCAGCCACGGCATCTGGAAACACACGTTCCATTTTCTGCCCAGCCACCTCCTCTCTTTTTGAAGCTAAACTACCAATCTCAACAGTACATCCGCTCACCCCATCATCGCTGCCCCCTGAAGCTGGGAGTCCTCTTGAGACCCCCACAGGAGGCTGGAGGGGCAGCTCAGGGACACGAATGAGGGCGGATTCACAGCGAGGGACAACTCTGTGTGCCCTGAACCCTCAACCTTTCATCCGAAGGTCAGCCTCTGACCCCCGGCCGGGCGTCCGCCTTCACCTGCCTGTCCCGGATGCCACCAGCAGCGCTTGTGAATCCCAGCATGGCCAGAGCAG CAGCAGCGAGGAGAGCCCCAAGGACACAGAGCCACGGAACAGCCCCTGTGGCCTAGAACTGAAGGGCAGCGGCAGGGGTGCGCCATCCCCAGAGCTCTGTGTGCTAGGCCACGGGCTGCAGCGAGAGGCCAGTGTGGGCCATGCCCAGGACAAGTCCCAGCAGAAGGAAGTGACCTGA